TGGGCGAGCTGCGGCCCGGTCTGGACGTGCTCGACGTGGGGTGCGGTCCTGGCACGATCACGGCGGACCTGGCCGCGCGGGTGGCGCCGGGGCGGGTGACGGCGGTGGACGCGTCGGCGGGCGTACTGGAGCAGGCGCGGGAGGTCGCGGCGGAACGGGGTGTGAAGAACGTCGAGTTCGCGGTGGCGGACGTGCACGCGCTGGACTTCGCCGACGACTCCTTCGACGTCGTCCACGCCCACCAGGTGCTCCAGCACGTGGGGGACCCGGTCGGCGCGCTGCGCGAGATGCGGCGCGTGTGCCGGCCCGGCGGGGTCGTCGCCGTGCGGGACAGCGACTACGCCGGGTTCACCTGGTTCCCGGAGGTGCCGGCGCTGACGGAGTGGCTGGCGCTGTACCGGCGGGTGGCGCGGGGCAACGGCGGGGAGCCGGACGCCGGGCGGCGGCTGCTGTCCTGGGCGCGGGCGGCGGGGTTCACCGACATCACGCCGACTGCGGCGGCGTGGTGTTTCGCCACGCGGGAGGACCGCGCGTGGTGGAGCGCGCTGTGGGCGGACCGCACGACGGAGTCGGCGTACGGGCGGCTCGCGGTGGAGGGCGGCCACACGTCACCGGAGCGGCTGGCGGCGGTCGCCGGGGGCTGGCGGGAGTGGGGGGCCTGCGACGACGGCTGGTTCGCCGTGCCGCACGGGGAGATCCTCTGCCGGGTGTGATCCGATCCAACTACCCTGGCGGGTATGGAGATCCTCGGTACCACACTGCGCGTCTGCGTGGATGACCTGGACGCCGCGGCGGCGTTCTACGAGCGGCTCACGGGAGCCCCCGCGCTGCGGTTCGAGCGCGGCGGGGTCCGCGTCGCGGCGGTCGGCTGCTTCCTGCTGATGAGCGGGCCCGAGTCGGAGCTGGAGGTGCTGCGCAAGGTCACGGCGACGATCGCCGTGGCGGACGTGGACGTGGCGCACGCGACGCTGACCGAGGTCGGCGCGAAGATCGTGGCCGGGCCGGTGCCCACCCCCGTGGGCCGCAACCTGATCGCGGTCCACCCGGACGGCTCGGTCTTCGAGTACGTGGACCGCCGCACCGAGTAGGCGCCGGCGCGGAGCCCGGGAGGCGCGGCTCCGAGGGCGCGAAGGCCCCAGGGGCGTGAAGGCTCCCCGGGGCGTGAAGGCCCCGGCGCGGGGTCGGTCAACGGGGCGGGCCGCCGACGGGCGGAAGGGGCATCTCGGCGGTGATCGCCCAGCGTTCGTGGTCGCGCCAGGCACCGTCGACGCGGAGCATCGCCGGGGAGAAGCCCTCCTTGCGGAAGCCCGCCCGCCGGACCAGGGCGATCGAACTCGCGTTACCAGGCTGGATGTTGGCCTCCAGGCGGTGCAGCCCGAGGGGGCCGAAGGCGTGGCGGACGACGAGCGCGACGGCCTCGCCCATCAGGCCGCGCCCTGCCGCGTGCGCGAAGGCGCCGTATCCGAGGGCGCCGCACTCGAACGCGCCCCGCACGATGTTGTTGATGTTGACGAACCCGGCGATGCCGCCGCCGTCGCGCTCGCACACCAGACAGCCGAGCCGGGCCGGGTCCTCGATGAGGGCACGGGCGTACGCGGCGTAGGCCGTGGCCGTGTCGGGCGGGAACAGCCAAGGATGATGGAGGTCCTTGCTCTCCCGCGCCCGGGCGGTGAACTCGTCGGCGTCCTCGTACCGGAAGGGCCGCAGGCCCACGCGGGGCCCCTCGGCCAGGTACGCGGGGCGCGGAGTGCTGACGTCGGACATCCGTACAGGCTAGGGCCCGGCCCGCACCCGCTCAAACTTGTCAGACAAGTACGGATTGCCTGGCAGGTGGCGGGCGGCATACCGTGCGGGTGATCGACCGACGGGCGAACCAGGAGGTATCTGCGGTGGGCGGTGCGGAGCGGCGGCGTCCGGTCGTGGTGCTGTACGAGCGGATCGTGGACGCGATCAACGCCGGCACCTACCCGCCGGGCTCCACCCTGCCGTCCGAGCCGCGCCTCGCCGCCGAGCTCGGCGTCAGCCGCCCGGCGCTGCGCGAGGCGCTGCTGCTGCTCCAGGAGGACGGGCTGCTGTCGGTGCGCCGCGGTGTGGGCCGCACCGTCAACGACCGGCCGCCCCGGCGCGGCTTCGAGCACGTCCAGCCGCTGGAGGACCTGATCGGCGCGGGCGCCCCGGTCCGCGTACGGGCGCTGCTGCGCACCGTGGAGGCGCCGACGGACTTCACCGCCCAGCACCTGCTGGCGCCCGTACGGGCCGAGCTGCGGTTCTGGGAGTCGCTGCTGGCGGCGGAGGGCACCGCGGCGGCGCTCAGCCAGGAGTGGGCGGCGCCCGACGAGGTGCTGGAGCGCGTCCACCCGGCCTTCGCCGAGGCCCTGCGGCGGGCGGCGGCGCCGGAGCGCACGTCGATGCTGGCCGTGCTGGCCGGGGCGTCGCGCGGGGTGGCGCTCGGGGCGCACAGCGCGGTCACGGCCACCCTGGTCGGGCAGCGGCGCGGGGAGCAGCTCGACCGGTCGGCGGACACCCCCGCGGTGCTGGTCACCCAGGTCGTACGGGTCGGTCAGACCCCGGTCCTGGCGGCGAAGCACATGCTCCCGACGGGCGCGCCCGCGCTGCCGGTCCTGCAGTCCAACTGACCGCCCGCAGGTGCCCGGCCGGGAGGCGCCACGGCGGCTCCCGCCGGGCTGCCGCGGCCGGGCTGTCGCAGGGGTCACGGCGGCCGCCGCGGCGGTGCCCTACACTCCGGACATGCACTTGTCTGACAACCTCGCCTCGACCGTCTCCGTCGCCGACTGGGTCCGCCGGGCCCCCAAGGCCGTGCTGCACGACCACCTGGACGGCGGTCTGCGCCCCGCCACGATCATCGAACTGGCCCGCGCGTGCGGCTACACCGGTCTGCCGACCGAGGACCCGGCCGAGCTGGCCGTGTGGTTCCGCGACGCCGCCGACTCCGGTTCGCTGGAGCGGTACCTGGAGACGTTCGCCCACACCTGCGCGGTCATGCAGACCCGCGAGGCGCTGTTCCGTGTCGCGGCCGAGTGCGCCGAGGACCTGGCGGCGGACGGCGTCGTCTACGCCGAGGTGCGCTACGCCCCCGAACAGCACCTGGCGGCCGGACTGACCCTGGACGAGGTCGTCGACGCGGTCAACGAGGGCTTCCGCGAGGGTGAGCGCCGCACCGGCGGCCGCATCACCGTCGGCACCCTGCTGACCGGCATGCGCCACACGGACCGCTCGCTGGAGATAGCCGAGCTGACCGTCGCCCACCGCGACCGGGGCGTGGCCGGGTTCGACATCGCGGGCGGCGAGGTCGGCAACCCGCCGTCCCGCCACCTCCCCGCGTTCCAGCACCTCAAGCGGCACAACTGCCACTTCACGATCCA
This genomic window from Streptomyces thermolilacinus SPC6 contains:
- a CDS encoding class I SAM-dependent methyltransferase is translated as MKDAVYTHGHHESVLRSHRWRTAENSAAYLLGELRPGLDVLDVGCGPGTITADLAARVAPGRVTAVDASAGVLEQAREVAAERGVKNVEFAVADVHALDFADDSFDVVHAHQVLQHVGDPVGALREMRRVCRPGGVVAVRDSDYAGFTWFPEVPALTEWLALYRRVARGNGGEPDAGRRLLSWARAAGFTDITPTAAAWCFATREDRAWWSALWADRTTESAYGRLAVEGGHTSPERLAAVAGGWREWGACDDGWFAVPHGEILCRV
- a CDS encoding VOC family protein; the encoded protein is MEILGTTLRVCVDDLDAAAAFYERLTGAPALRFERGGVRVAAVGCFLLMSGPESELEVLRKVTATIAVADVDVAHATLTEVGAKIVAGPVPTPVGRNLIAVHPDGSVFEYVDRRTE
- a CDS encoding GNAT family N-acetyltransferase; amino-acid sequence: MSDVSTPRPAYLAEGPRVGLRPFRYEDADEFTARARESKDLHHPWLFPPDTATAYAAYARALIEDPARLGCLVCERDGGGIAGFVNINNIVRGAFECGALGYGAFAHAAGRGLMGEAVALVVRHAFGPLGLHRLEANIQPGNASSIALVRRAGFRKEGFSPAMLRVDGAWRDHERWAITAEMPLPPVGGPPR
- a CDS encoding GntR family transcriptional regulator; protein product: MIDRRANQEVSAVGGAERRRPVVVLYERIVDAINAGTYPPGSTLPSEPRLAAELGVSRPALREALLLLQEDGLLSVRRGVGRTVNDRPPRRGFEHVQPLEDLIGAGAPVRVRALLRTVEAPTDFTAQHLLAPVRAELRFWESLLAAEGTAAALSQEWAAPDEVLERVHPAFAEALRRAAAPERTSMLAVLAGASRGVALGAHSAVTATLVGQRRGEQLDRSADTPAVLVTQVVRVGQTPVLAAKHMLPTGAPALPVLQSN
- a CDS encoding adenosine deaminase, yielding MHLSDNLASTVSVADWVRRAPKAVLHDHLDGGLRPATIIELARACGYTGLPTEDPAELAVWFRDAADSGSLERYLETFAHTCAVMQTREALFRVAAECAEDLAADGVVYAEVRYAPEQHLAAGLTLDEVVDAVNEGFREGERRTGGRITVGTLLTGMRHTDRSLEIAELTVAHRDRGVAGFDIAGGEVGNPPSRHLPAFQHLKRHNCHFTIHAGEAVGAESIHEAVQVCGAERIGHGVRITDDIAEDGTLGHLAAYVRDNRIALEVCPTSNLQTGAAKDYASHPIDQLRRLGFRVTLNTDNRLVSGTTMSEEFQHMADAFHYGPDVFEEFTVAAVEAAFLPLPERRRIIDEIVRPGYAAIRAAA